The following proteins are encoded in a genomic region of Corticium candelabrum chromosome 19, ooCorCand1.1, whole genome shotgun sequence:
- the LOC134194564 gene encoding uncharacterized protein LOC134194564, with amino-acid sequence MRYFLQNRLGAVDFWARIEYQHRGSSHLHGVAWLADAPHSDKISSEWACMHRASESGEAEATTEQMRRAEDIAQEVYDFADALVTTWNPTLNETGEGHMPRAEMHPCHKRHKDVTDEEQDYAELIANVQRHTKCSTAYCLRRAKRKRTSALAGDNDHGSENELQCRFKFPKVLSSRTHFELQDKQPELVTRRNDSRINGHNRAQLTGWRANVDMQVCVNAEMVSKYMTKYASKSEGMSEPLKKTFEVIVEELKDDDHPKKAVQKLMTRSVVEHDYSAQETCHHLTGETLVVCSRTILRVNVDGQREVDVAQDKQATISSAMDHYVNRPKSNEFENLCFDDFVTQYDFKRTGGGGRLVKRNKKAVIRYAPEVKAALPNDLEKYETYCSSQLVKYKPFRCPEELTADFGGSAVASWEEWQGYCSDDLTRRICFARDVERATDRGEVEIDGDNLAPCDVDENGTCNNRWHAVEDWMVLCQLDADFSESPENEQGSDSNTDWTASAVNFPDAQEAITFIARNKSEHGVVDRNVDLCDYNPDFLLGNQRVAYDIVKCHFEKLNQGLSPPDPLRCVICGTAGTGKSYLIGCFRSLLRGACCVAAPTGVAAFNVNGRTLHSLLKLPLNFTASNELRGPALQNLQEQLKQCRYVIIDEISMIGRRQLGMIHQRLCQARPDHATEPFGGMSLVLVGDFGQLPPVGDTPLYVADSKGILSNLGRSMYTEFTESVVLTEVMRQAGSDDAQMLTED; translated from the coding sequence ATGCGATACTTTTTGCAAAACAGGCTTGGTGCTGTAGATTTCTGGGCACGCATTGAGTATCAGCACAGAGGTAGTTCTCATTTGCATGGTGTGGCATGGCTGGCCGATGCTCCACATTCTGATAAGATAAGTTCAGAgtgggcatgcatgcacagagcATCCGAGTCGGGCGAAGCCGAAGCCACTACCGAACAAATGAGAAGGGCAGAGGACATTGCACAGGAGGTGTATGACTTTGCTGATGCCCTGGTAACTACGTGGAATCCCACGTTGAATGAAACGGGGGAGGGTCACATGCCTCGAGCAGAAATGCACCCCTGTCACAAACGACATAAAGATGTGACCGACGAAGAGCAGGATTATGCTGAACTAATAGCCAATGTGCAGAGGCATACGAAATGCTCAACGGCTTACTGTCTTCGCCGTGCTAAACGTAAGAGGACCTCTGCCCTAGCAGGGGACAACGATCATGGCAGTGAAAACGAGCTACAGTGCCGTTTTAAGTTTCCCAAAGTCttgtcaagtagaacacatTTTGAACTACAAGACAAGCAGCCAGAGCTTGTTACGCGGCGAAATGATTCTCGCATTAATGGGCATAACCGGGCTCAATTGACAGGCTGGCGGGCTAATGTTgacatgcaggtgtgtgtCAATGCAGAAATGGTGTCTAAGTACATGACCAAATATGCCAGCAAGAGTGAAGGCATGTCTGAACCTCTAAAAAAGACTTTCGAAGttatagtagaggaattgaaAGACGATGATCATCCAAAGAAAGCCGTCCAAAAGCTAATGACAAGGTCTGTAGTAGAGCATGACTACTCGGCACAGGAAACGTGCCATCACCTTACGGGTGAGACGTTAGTAGTGTGCAGTAGAACGATTTTACGTGTAAACGTTGATGGTCAGCGTGAAGTCGATGTGGCACAAGATAAACAGGCTACAATTTCAAGTGCCATGGACCACTACGTAAACAGGCCAAAAAGTAACGAATTTGAAAATCTCTGCTTTGATGACTTTGTCACGCAGTACGATTTCAAAAggacgggggggggggggcgtcTTGTCAAACGCAACAAAAAGGCTGTCATTCGTTACGCTCCTGAAGTAAAGGCTGCACTTCCAAATGATTTGGAAAAGTATGAAACTTACTGCTCTAGTCAGCTGGTAAAATATAAACCTTTTCGGTGCCCAGAAGAACTGACCGCTGATTTTGGTGGTAGTGCAGTTGCTTCGTGGGAAGAATGGCAGGGCTATTGTTCTGACGACCTGACTCGTCGGATTTGTTTTGCTCGGGACGTTGAAAGGGCAACAGATCGCGGCGAAGTAGAAATCGACGGTGACAATCTAGCACCCTGCGATGTTGATGAAAATGGTACGTGCAATAATAGATGGCACGCAGTAGAAGACTGGATGGTATTGTGTCAGTTAGATGCTGACTTTTCAGAATCTCCAGAGAACGAACAGGGTTCTGATAGTAATACCGATTGGACAGCATCTGCTGTGAATTTTCCTGATGCCCAGGAAGCCATAACATTTATTGCTCGTAATAAATCTGAACACGGTGTAGTTGATCGGAACGTTGACCTGTGCGACTATAATCCTGATTTCTTACTAGGCAATCAGCGAGTTGCATATGACATTGTCAAATGCCATTTCGAAAAACTTAACCAGGGTCTGTCGCCGCCGGATCCACTTCGATGTGTCATATGTGGAACGGCTGGTACCGGTAAGTCGTATCTTATCGGATGCTTCCGTTCTCTACTCAGAGGTGCATGTTGTGTCGCTGCTCCGACAGGGGTAGCAGCATTTAATGTGAATGGTAGAACATTGCACTCTTTGTTAAAACTGCCTCTCAACTTTACGGCAAGTAATGAATTGCGTGGTCCTGCACTACAGAATCTGCAGGAACAGTTAAAGCAATGTCGTTATGTAATTATAGACGAAATTTCAATGATTGGTCGACGTCAGCTAGGCATGATACATCAGAGGTTGTGCCAGGCACGTCCTGACCATGCTACTGAGCCTTTCGGTGGTATGTCCTTGGTACTGGTCGGAGACTTTGGACAGTTGCCTCCGGTGGGAGACACTCCACTCTATGTCGCAGATTCGAAGGGTATTTTGTCGAATTTAGGTAGATCCATGTACACAGAATTTACGGAGTCGGTAGTGCTGACCGAAGTTATGAGGCAGGCCGGCAGTGATGATGCTCAAATGTTGACTGAGGATTGA